A genome region from Sphingobacteriaceae bacterium GW460-11-11-14-LB5 includes the following:
- a CDS encoding glycoside hydrolase family 2: MTTVSTSRTRISFNKDWKFFLGDEPNAKSPAYNDIKWRKLTLPHDWSIEGKFDEKNPAKPEGGGLPTGIGWYRKEFIAPANFKNRIINIEFDGVYKNSEVWINGHYLGKRPYGYSSFSYEISKFLKPGKNSIAVKVDNSAQPDSRWYSGSGIYRNVWLTSAAAVSVKRNGVFVKTTIISGDKGQSVENRILSPGESMASIAVDIELENKFNTKGTYKILTTIFDDKGTKLQQKQWPMAVDQNALKLVTNGLSIANPKLWSVEQPVMYKLLTEIMQADGKIIDSYTTAFGIRDFNFDAQKGFSLNGKPMKILGVCLHHDLGALGAAVNVRAMERQLEIMKAMGVNAIRTAHNPPAPEFLDLCDKMGFLVMDEAFDMWVKKKNKNDYHLNFPEWHKSDLEEMIKRDRNHPSIILWSIGNEIREQFDSTGVAITKELVGIVKNLDKTRPVISALTETKAEKNFIYQANALDIYGLNYNHKLYKDFPENYPGVKFLATETTSALETRGFYDTADTIRRWPKDGKTKFTEGNSEWSASAYDNVSAYWGSTHEETWAAAKKYDHVSGLFVWTGFDYLGEPLPYPWPARSSYFGIVDLAGFPKDSYYMYQSEWTNKPVLHILPHWNWKQGKSVEVWAYYNNADEVELYLNGKSLGKRSKQGDDLHVLWKVPFEPGTLKAVSRKNGKEVLVREMKTAGDPAKIELIADRKNIKADGKDLSFITVRILDAAGNVVPNANNLVDFKVDGVGFIAGVDNGFQASIEPFKANYRKAFHGLCLAILQSTEKSGEIKLTASSAGLASSSIIIKTGK; the protein is encoded by the coding sequence ATGACGACCGTTTCTACTTCACGCACCAGAATTAGCTTCAATAAAGATTGGAAATTCTTTTTAGGTGATGAACCAAATGCGAAATCTCCAGCCTATAATGATATTAAATGGAGAAAACTCACCTTACCACACGATTGGAGCATTGAAGGTAAATTTGATGAGAAAAATCCGGCCAAACCAGAGGGTGGAGGTTTACCTACCGGCATAGGCTGGTACAGGAAGGAATTTATAGCACCAGCTAATTTTAAGAATAGAATAATCAACATCGAATTTGATGGCGTATATAAAAACAGTGAGGTTTGGATCAATGGCCATTACCTGGGCAAAAGGCCTTATGGCTACAGCTCCTTTTCTTATGAGATCAGCAAATTTTTAAAGCCTGGAAAAAACAGTATTGCAGTTAAGGTTGATAATTCAGCACAGCCCGATTCACGTTGGTATTCTGGCTCGGGGATTTATAGAAATGTATGGTTAACCTCAGCGGCTGCCGTTTCGGTAAAACGTAATGGTGTTTTTGTGAAAACTACTATAATTAGCGGCGATAAAGGTCAGAGCGTTGAAAACCGGATTTTATCTCCTGGTGAAAGTATGGCATCAATTGCTGTTGATATCGAACTCGAAAATAAATTCAACACAAAAGGTACTTATAAAATCCTGACCACCATTTTCGATGATAAGGGAACAAAACTTCAGCAAAAGCAATGGCCGATGGCGGTTGATCAAAATGCATTGAAGTTAGTTACCAATGGTTTGAGTATTGCAAATCCAAAGTTGTGGTCGGTTGAGCAACCCGTGATGTACAAACTGCTTACAGAGATTATGCAGGCGGATGGAAAAATTATCGACAGTTATACTACGGCATTTGGGATTCGCGATTTTAATTTCGATGCACAAAAAGGCTTTTCTTTAAATGGGAAACCGATGAAAATTTTGGGCGTTTGCCTGCACCACGATTTGGGTGCTTTAGGCGCAGCAGTAAATGTACGTGCCATGGAACGCCAGCTGGAAATCATGAAAGCAATGGGGGTAAATGCCATCCGTACCGCTCATAACCCTCCGGCACCTGAGTTTTTAGATCTATGCGATAAAATGGGGTTCCTCGTAATGGATGAGGCTTTTGATATGTGGGTGAAAAAGAAAAATAAAAACGATTACCACCTGAATTTCCCAGAATGGCACAAAAGCGATTTAGAGGAAATGATTAAACGAGATCGTAACCACCCATCCATTATACTGTGGAGTATTGGAAATGAAATCCGTGAACAGTTCGATAGTACAGGTGTGGCGATTACAAAAGAATTGGTGGGGATTGTTAAAAATCTCGATAAAACACGACCCGTCATTTCGGCGTTGACAGAAACAAAAGCTGAAAAGAATTTTATCTATCAAGCCAATGCACTGGATATTTATGGCCTTAACTACAACCATAAATTATATAAAGATTTTCCTGAAAATTATCCAGGTGTTAAATTCCTGGCAACAGAAACTACTTCAGCTTTAGAAACCAGAGGTTTTTACGATACAGCCGATACCATCCGCCGTTGGCCAAAAGACGGAAAAACCAAGTTTACTGAAGGTAACAGCGAATGGTCAGCATCTGCTTACGATAATGTTTCAGCTTATTGGGGCTCCACACATGAAGAAACCTGGGCAGCCGCTAAAAAATACGATCATGTATCTGGCTTATTCGTTTGGACGGGTTTCGATTATCTGGGCGAACCTTTACCTTATCCATGGCCAGCCAGAAGCTCCTATTTTGGAATAGTTGATTTGGCAGGATTCCCGAAAGATTCATATTACATGTATCAAAGCGAGTGGACCAACAAACCCGTATTGCACATCCTGCCGCATTGGAACTGGAAGCAGGGTAAGTCGGTTGAAGTATGGGCTTATTACAACAATGCCGATGAAGTAGAACTTTATCTGAACGGAAAATCCTTAGGTAAAAGATCAAAACAAGGTGATGACTTACATGTGCTTTGGAAGGTGCCTTTTGAGCCCGGAACTTTAAAAGCAGTATCCCGTAAAAATGGGAAAGAAGTTTTAGTGCGAGAGATGAAAACCGCAGGAGATCCGGCGAAAATTGAATTAATCGCTGATAGAAAAAATATTAAAGCCGATGGCAAGGATTTATCTTTTATCACGGTCCGCATTTTAGATGCGGCAGGGAATGTAGTGCCAAACGCTAATAATCTGGTCGATTTTAAAGTAGATGGTGTTGGTTTTATTGCTGGTGTTGATAATGGATTTCAGGCAAGTATTGAGCCTTTCAAGGCCAATTACCGCAAAGCATTTCATGGTTTATGTTTAGCCATATTGCAATCGACTGAAAAAAGCGGTGAAATCAAACTAACCGCATCATCAGCTGGTTTGGCGTCTTCATCGATCATTATTAAAACGGGTAAATAA
- a CDS encoding carnitine dehydratase has protein sequence MNRPLEGLLVLEFCQFLAGPSAGLKLADLGARVIKIERPKTGDACRQLSIKNLFVDEDSLLFHTINRNKESYAADLKNPEDLEKLKKLISKADVMTHNFRPGVMEKIGLDYQTVQNINPKIVYGVVTGYGNEGPWKNKPGQDLLVQSVSGLTFLSGVDVDGPVPFGLSVSDIMCGNHLVQGIMAALIKRAKTNKSVLVEVSLLESILDVQFEVLTTYLNDGGKLPDRSGAKGSAHAYLSAPYGMYETADGYIAMAMGNLPNICAIINCDITDLYVEAGSAFENRDQLIVRLAATFKKENTKTWVELLENHGIWCAEVLNYQKATALSTYKKLDIAQELNLDGGKTIKTTVSPIRLDREKLFASKAAPKLGGNTSDINKEFELN, from the coding sequence ATGAACAGGCCGTTAGAAGGACTTTTGGTTTTAGAGTTTTGCCAATTTTTGGCGGGACCATCGGCTGGATTAAAACTGGCTGATTTGGGTGCCCGTGTGATTAAAATTGAGCGACCAAAAACAGGCGATGCTTGTAGACAACTATCTATTAAAAATCTCTTTGTAGATGAAGATAGTTTGCTTTTTCACACCATAAACCGCAATAAAGAAAGTTATGCTGCCGATTTAAAGAATCCTGAAGATTTAGAGAAATTAAAAAAACTAATCAGTAAGGCCGACGTCATGACGCACAATTTCCGTCCGGGTGTAATGGAAAAAATTGGTCTGGATTACCAAACGGTTCAAAATATTAATCCCAAAATTGTTTATGGTGTAGTAACCGGTTATGGCAATGAAGGACCATGGAAAAACAAACCGGGTCAGGACTTATTGGTTCAATCCGTCTCAGGTCTTACTTTTTTATCAGGAGTTGATGTAGATGGGCCTGTTCCATTTGGTCTTTCCGTTTCTGATATCATGTGTGGAAACCATCTGGTGCAAGGAATAATGGCCGCTTTGATCAAAAGAGCCAAAACCAACAAAAGTGTTTTAGTAGAAGTAAGCTTACTGGAATCAATTTTAGATGTGCAATTTGAGGTATTAACAACCTACCTGAACGATGGCGGGAAATTACCCGATAGAAGCGGAGCAAAGGGAAGTGCGCACGCCTACCTCAGTGCACCTTATGGCATGTACGAAACTGCCGATGGTTATATTGCCATGGCAATGGGCAATCTCCCAAATATCTGCGCAATCATTAATTGCGATATTACTGATCTGTATGTAGAAGCAGGGTCGGCCTTTGAAAACCGTGATCAGTTGATTGTGCGTTTAGCTGCCACTTTTAAAAAGGAAAATACTAAAACCTGGGTCGAATTGTTAGAAAATCACGGAATCTGGTGTGCTGAAGTATTAAATTATCAAAAGGCAACCGCTTTGAGTACTTACAAAAAACTGGATATCGCGCAGGAATTAAACTTAGATGGAGGCAAAACCATCAAGACAACCGTTAGCCCGATCCGTTTGGATAGGGAGAAGTTATTTGCTTCGAAAGCCGCGCCAAAATTGGGGGGAAATACTTCTGATATTAATAAAGAGTTTGAATTGAATTAG
- a CDS encoding ABC transporter substrate-binding protein — MEKTINLKGITWNHSRGLLPMVATAQRFAELHPNVHITWEKRSLQQFADFSIQELAERFDLLVIDHPWAGFAAKTKSIVPLDVYLSDEYLKDQEENAVGQSYESYFYDDHLWALPIDAATPVAASRPDLLAERGLHLPESFDDLLELADRGLVAFAGIPIDVLMNFYTLCCSFGEDPCQNDEEVVSAETGVKVLKMYRELAAKMDKANFNRNPIQVYEAMTLSDEIAYCPFAYGYSNYSRNGYARKTLHFHDMISLDGETRLRSTLGGTGLAISAKCEALEVAAKYVEFVGSPACQSTLFFESGGQPGHLAAWRNEEVNRQSHNYFLNTLPALQRAFLRPRYHGSMYFQDHAGDVVRDYLMNGGDEIQVLTALNALYQKSKSLVLS; from the coding sequence GTGGAGAAGACGATTAACTTAAAAGGAATAACCTGGAATCACAGTCGTGGGCTTTTGCCGATGGTGGCAACCGCACAGCGCTTTGCTGAATTGCATCCTAATGTTCACATTACCTGGGAGAAAAGAAGTTTGCAGCAATTTGCCGATTTTTCCATTCAGGAATTGGCAGAACGGTTCGACTTGTTGGTTATCGACCATCCATGGGCAGGTTTTGCCGCTAAAACAAAATCTATTGTGCCTTTGGATGTTTACCTTTCTGATGAATATTTAAAAGACCAGGAAGAAAATGCTGTTGGCCAATCCTACGAGAGTTATTTTTATGATGACCATTTATGGGCTTTGCCAATAGATGCCGCAACACCGGTAGCCGCTTCAAGGCCAGATTTACTTGCCGAAAGAGGATTGCACCTGCCTGAATCTTTTGACGATTTATTGGAACTTGCTGATAGAGGTTTAGTCGCTTTTGCGGGTATTCCGATTGATGTACTAATGAATTTTTACACACTTTGCTGCTCATTCGGCGAAGATCCTTGCCAAAACGATGAAGAAGTGGTTTCGGCAGAAACAGGGGTTAAAGTACTGAAAATGTATCGCGAGCTGGCGGCAAAAATGGATAAAGCCAACTTCAATAGAAACCCCATTCAGGTGTATGAAGCCATGACTTTAAGTGATGAAATAGCTTATTGCCCTTTCGCTTATGGTTATTCAAATTATTCGCGTAACGGTTACGCCCGTAAAACCCTGCATTTTCACGATATGATTAGTTTAGATGGGGAAACCAGGCTGAGAAGCACGCTGGGCGGAACCGGTTTAGCCATCTCTGCCAAATGTGAAGCGCTCGAGGTTGCTGCTAAATATGTAGAATTTGTAGGTTCTCCAGCTTGTCAATCTACATTGTTTTTTGAAAGCGGTGGCCAGCCCGGACATTTAGCAGCCTGGAGAAATGAAGAAGTAAACCGCCAGAGCCATAATTATTTCCTGAATACATTACCAGCTTTGCAAAGGGCATTTCTTCGTCCGCGATACCACGGGTCTATGTATTTTCAAGACCATGCAGGCGACGTTGTTCGCGATTATTTAATGAATGGCGGAGATGAAATTCAGGTGTTAACCGCCCTGAACGCATTATATCAGAAATCTAAAAGTTTAGTATTATCATGA
- a CDS encoding alpha-L-rhamnosidase — protein MSKLVIFSWLYLLSIPLFAQDIKVAQLDCEYRNNPIGIDVLSPGLSWKLQSSKHNVMQVAYQILVSGSQSNLDKNIGEVWDSKKVISSQSIQVAYKGIKLLSTKTYYWKVRVWDNSGKPSAWSTSAFWQMGLLYSDDWKGAKWIAYEKLADSNVNSLPTDDKKDKYNENNVLPMFRKGFKVTKTVKKATAFISGLGHFEMSLNGSKVGDDFLAPGWTKYDKEALYLTYDLTRQLKKGENAIGVMLGNGFYYIPPVKERYRKLKVAYGYPKMICRLLIEYNDGTSANIISNQDWKTAPSPITFSSIYGGEDYNANLEQKGWNLAGFDDTKWKSALWVDGPKLNAQKEEPIKVFENFTAQNVTSVANNEWVYDMGQNSSAIIELKVRGKKGDTIRISPAELLKTDGTVTQKNIGGPSYFTYILKGAGLEIWRPKFFYTGFRYLQVKGGVPVGKENASGKAVIEDLKALHIRNAAAQVGKFTSSNELFNKTFNLIDWAIKSNMVSVFTDCPHREKLGWLEELHLMGSSVRYNYKAAPLFKKALQDMKNSQLANGLIPEISPEYVKFEWGGDMFRDSPEWGSSGILMPWYLYQWYGDKQAMIDYYPMMQRYINYLGTKANGHILSQGLGDWYDLGPKPPGVSQLTPMGVTATAIYYYDLNILEKMAALLGKKADAMAYAKLAAEVRSAFNSKFFDAKTKQYATGSQAANAMAVYMGLVEEKDKNAVIDNLVKDIRDRKNSLTAGDIGYRYVLRVLEDAGKSDVIFDMNSRSDVPGYGMQLAKGATALTESWAALPTVSNNHFMLGHLMEWLYSGIGGIRQEENAVAFKHIKIEPEVIGDLTSADVSYDAPYGKISTKWIKTDKSFTLEINIPVNTKATVYFPVLPKYDISEAYNSSFADAGTENGKTKLAIGSGYYKFNLTYK, from the coding sequence TGATTTCAAGTCAATCCATTCAGGTAGCTTATAAGGGAATTAAGCTGTTATCAACCAAAACTTATTATTGGAAAGTCCGTGTGTGGGATAATTCAGGAAAGCCGTCTGCCTGGAGCACCTCAGCATTTTGGCAAATGGGATTACTTTATTCCGATGACTGGAAAGGGGCAAAATGGATTGCTTATGAAAAGCTGGCCGATTCGAATGTAAACAGCTTGCCAACGGATGATAAAAAAGACAAATACAATGAGAATAACGTCTTACCGATGTTCCGCAAGGGTTTTAAGGTAACGAAGACTGTTAAGAAAGCCACGGCTTTTATTTCTGGTTTAGGCCATTTTGAAATGAGTTTAAACGGATCGAAGGTTGGAGACGATTTTCTGGCGCCCGGCTGGACAAAATACGATAAAGAGGCTTTATACCTTACCTATGATTTAACCAGACAACTTAAAAAAGGTGAAAATGCCATTGGTGTGATGCTGGGTAACGGTTTCTATTATATTCCGCCGGTTAAAGAACGCTATAGAAAATTAAAAGTAGCTTATGGTTATCCGAAAATGATCTGCAGGTTACTGATCGAATACAACGATGGTACTTCAGCCAATATCATCAGTAACCAGGACTGGAAAACTGCACCATCACCAATTACTTTTTCGAGTATTTATGGTGGTGAAGATTATAATGCCAATCTCGAGCAAAAAGGCTGGAATTTAGCTGGTTTTGACGATACAAAATGGAAATCTGCCTTATGGGTTGATGGACCGAAACTAAATGCACAGAAAGAAGAACCCATCAAGGTTTTTGAAAATTTTACTGCGCAAAATGTTACTTCGGTAGCCAATAACGAGTGGGTTTACGATATGGGGCAAAATTCATCGGCGATTATCGAATTAAAAGTCCGCGGTAAAAAAGGCGATACCATTCGCATTAGCCCAGCTGAGTTATTAAAAACAGATGGTACGGTAACGCAAAAAAATATCGGAGGTCCATCTTATTTTACTTACATATTAAAAGGAGCGGGTTTAGAAATCTGGCGACCGAAATTCTTTTATACCGGATTTCGTTATTTGCAGGTTAAAGGTGGCGTTCCAGTGGGTAAAGAAAATGCATCGGGTAAAGCCGTAATCGAAGATTTAAAAGCCTTACACATTAGGAATGCAGCAGCGCAAGTGGGGAAATTCACTTCTTCAAATGAATTGTTTAATAAAACCTTCAATCTGATCGATTGGGCCATTAAAAGCAATATGGTAAGTGTTTTTACCGATTGTCCGCACCGCGAAAAATTGGGTTGGCTGGAAGAATTACACTTAATGGGAAGTTCTGTACGGTACAATTACAAGGCTGCGCCCTTGTTTAAAAAAGCTTTGCAGGATATGAAAAACTCACAATTGGCCAATGGTTTGATCCCTGAAATTTCACCAGAATATGTAAAATTCGAATGGGGCGGCGATATGTTCCGCGATTCGCCAGAATGGGGAAGTAGTGGGATTTTGATGCCTTGGTATTTATATCAATGGTATGGCGATAAGCAGGCAATGATTGATTATTACCCGATGATGCAGCGGTACATAAATTATCTTGGCACTAAGGCTAATGGTCACATCCTGTCGCAGGGTTTAGGCGATTGGTACGATTTAGGCCCGAAACCGCCAGGTGTTTCTCAATTAACCCCGATGGGCGTTACCGCAACGGCAATTTATTACTACGATTTAAATATCCTCGAAAAAATGGCCGCGCTTTTAGGTAAAAAAGCAGATGCAATGGCCTATGCAAAACTTGCTGCTGAAGTCAGAAGTGCTTTCAATAGTAAATTTTTCGATGCCAAAACAAAGCAATATGCAACGGGTTCACAAGCAGCGAATGCAATGGCCGTATATATGGGCCTGGTGGAAGAAAAAGATAAAAATGCGGTAATCGATAACCTGGTTAAAGATATCAGAGATCGTAAAAACAGTTTAACCGCTGGTGATATTGGCTATCGTTACGTTCTGCGTGTTTTAGAAGACGCCGGAAAATCGGATGTGATTTTTGATATGAACAGCCGTTCTGACGTACCTGGTTATGGGATGCAGCTAGCCAAAGGTGCAACAGCCTTAACCGAATCGTGGGCCGCCTTGCCAACGGTATCCAACAATCATTTTATGCTGGGGCACTTAATGGAATGGCTTTACAGCGGCATTGGTGGTATTCGACAGGAAGAAAATGCCGTTGCCTTTAAGCACATTAAAATCGAACCTGAAGTGATTGGCGATTTAACTTCTGCTGATGTAAGTTACGATGCTCCGTATGGCAAAATTTCTACAAAGTGGATCAAAACCGACAAAAGTTTTACTTTAGAAATCAATATTCCTGTAAATACAAAAGCGACAGTTTATTTCCCTGTTTTACCGAAATATGATATCTCGGAAGCATATAATTCATCGTTTGCAGATGCAGGAACAGAAAATGGAAAAACCAAATTGGCTATCGGGTCAGGTTATTATAAATTTAATTTAACGTACAAATGA
- a CDS encoding glycosylase, which yields MKKVILALFLFVSAFKLNAQSTNPVSAETMEKIYQEVKTPYKYGLVMVPADKDHKMDCPTIFRKGKYWYMTYLIFSGRGYETWLAKSKDLLHWENQGKLMSFGDAGHWDDNQKAGYNALLDTRWGGNYGVKPFDGKYWMSYFGGKEKGYEVEPLSIGMAYTSKDPSIVQEWSRLDKPVLTSGDADVRWWENRNKLFKSTVIEDKQKLTGHAFVMYYNAVGDSLLNNKKTRWYERIGMAVSDDMVHWQRFNKNPVVHHPVGITGDAVIQKVNGTWVMFYFGAFWQDRKGSFNRFVASNDLVNWTDWTGENLIESSEKYDELYAHKSFVLKYKGTVYHFYCAVNKQDQRGIAVATSKDLGKSTLNFVSEKKN from the coding sequence ATGAAAAAGGTAATCCTCGCATTGTTTCTTTTTGTTAGTGCATTTAAATTGAATGCCCAAAGCACTAATCCTGTTTCAGCAGAAACCATGGAAAAGATTTACCAGGAAGTGAAAACTCCTTATAAATATGGCCTGGTAATGGTGCCAGCAGATAAAGACCATAAAATGGATTGCCCGACTATATTTAGAAAGGGTAAGTATTGGTACATGACTTATCTGATTTTTAGCGGTCGCGGTTACGAAACCTGGCTGGCGAAGAGTAAAGATTTATTGCATTGGGAGAATCAAGGTAAGCTGATGTCGTTTGGTGATGCAGGTCATTGGGACGATAACCAAAAAGCAGGTTATAATGCATTGCTGGATACCAGATGGGGTGGAAATTACGGTGTAAAGCCATTTGATGGTAAATACTGGATGTCGTATTTCGGTGGTAAAGAAAAAGGTTATGAAGTAGAGCCCTTGTCAATCGGCATGGCTTATACAAGCAAAGATCCATCAATAGTTCAGGAGTGGAGCCGCCTGGATAAACCCGTTTTAACATCAGGCGATGCAGATGTACGCTGGTGGGAAAACCGCAACAAACTTTTTAAAAGCACCGTAATTGAAGATAAACAAAAACTTACCGGACATGCATTTGTGATGTACTATAATGCTGTTGGCGATTCACTATTGAACAATAAAAAAACACGCTGGTATGAACGGATTGGTATGGCCGTTTCTGATGATATGGTTCACTGGCAACGGTTCAATAAAAACCCGGTCGTTCATCATCCTGTTGGCATTACCGGCGATGCTGTCATCCAAAAGGTTAACGGAACCTGGGTAATGTTTTACTTCGGCGCCTTCTGGCAAGATAGAAAGGGTTCATTTAATCGCTTTGTAGCTTCGAATGACCTGGTCAACTGGACTGACTGGACAGGCGAAAACCTGATTGAATCATCAGAAAAATATGATGAATTATATGCACATAAATCTTTCGTTTTGAAGTATAAAGGCACGGTGTATCATTTTTACTGCGCGGTAAATAAACAAGACCAACGCGGAATTGCGGTAGCCACTTCAAAAGATTTAGGTAAGAGCACATTAAATTTTGTAAGCGAAAAGAAGAATTAG